Below is a genomic region from Paenibacillus rhizovicinus.
CACGTACATGGCAAGCAGGCAGATGAGCACCAGACCGATAATGAACAGCCTTTTGTACGGGAATACGTTGTCGCCTACGGTCATGCCGCCATCCAGCCAAGCCGGACTCTTCACGCCGACGTTCGGCGCGCCGAAGATGCTGCGCGCCAGCTGCTGAAGCATCAGTCCGACGCCCCAGGTAGCAAGCAGGCTGTCGAGCGGACGGCCGTAGAGAAACCGGATCAGCCCCATCTCCAGCACAAGCCCGAAGACGAATGCAACGATGAAGCTGACCGGAATAGCCAGCGCGAAATACCAGCCGAACATGGAATCCGGCAGGTAGTCGGCAAATAGATTTTGCACGACGTAGGCGGTATAGGCCCCGATCATAATCAGCTCGCCATGCGCCATGTTGATGACTTTCATGAGCCCGAACGTTATGGAGAGCCCGAGCGCGATCAGCAGCAGAATCGAGCTGACGCTGATGCCGTTGAATAGCTGGAGGACGATCACATCCATAAATTCACCTCTCAAACAGCAGTTTGGACGACAACAATCGATTGCGAAGGAGTAATGCGGAGGAACGGAAAGCCTAGCGAGGACTGAACGACTTACCGTACCCAAAGCGCGGGCAAGGGAAGCATTCGAAGCATAAGCCGACGAATACTTCCCCTTTCCTGCCGCAATGACAGTTATGGCGTTAGCTATTATGGAGTCGCGCTAGCGCTGCCGCGCGGCTTCTCAACTTGCTTATTTGCCTTCGCTCAGGCTCTTCGCCCAGTCGTAGCCTTTCAGGAACGGATCCGGCTTCACCGGGGAGCCGGAGTTCCACACCTCTTTGAACTGGCCGTCCGTTTGGACTTCGCCGATTCGAACGGTTTTGTAGAGATGCTGCGTTTCGCCGTCGATTTTCACTTTGCCTTCCGGCGCATCCCACTCCAAGTCCTTCGCCGCGGCTTTCACTTTGTCGACATCCGTGGAATCGGCTTTCTCAACCGCGGCCGCCCACAGGTAGACTGCATCATAGCCTGCTTCGATCGGATCCGCCGTTACCCGGTCATCGCCGTATTTCTTTTTATAAGCGGCGACGAACGTTTTATTTTCCGGCGTATCCGTCGTTTCATAGTAGTTCCAAGCCGCATACGTACCAGCCAGCACGTCCGCGCCGATTCCGCGGATCTCTTCTTCCGCTACCGATACGGACAATGTCGTTAGAGCCGAGGAGGAAATGCCGGCATCCTTCAATTGCTTGAAGAAGGCGACGTTGCTGTCGCCGTTCAGCGTGTTGAACACGACATCCGGCTTCGCTTCCTTGATCTTCGAAATGATCGTCGTATAGTCGGTATGGCCAAGCGGCGTGTACTCTTCGCCCGCCAGCTCGCCGCCTTCGACCTTCAGCTGCTCTTTGATAATCTTGTTCGCCGTACGCGGGAACACGTAGTCGGAACCGAGCAGGAAGAACTTCTTGCCTTTATTCTGAAGCAGCCACGTTACCGCCGGCACGATCTGTTGGTTCGTCGTAGCGCCCGTATACATGATGTTCGGCGATTGTTCCAGTCCTTCGTATTGCACCGGATACCAGAGGAGTCCGTTCAGTTCCTCGAATACCGGCAGCATCGCTTTCCGGCTGGAGGACGTCCATCCGCCGAATACCGTCGCGACTTTATCTTCGGAGATCAGCTTCCGCGCTTTCTCCGCGAATGTCGGCCAATCCGAGGCGCCATCCTCGACGACCGGCACGATTTTCTTGCCCATGACCCCGCCCTTTGCATTGATCTCGTCAATGGCCATCATTTCCGAATCCTTAACCGACACTTCGGAGATCGCCATGGTACCGCTTAGAGAATGAAGAATGCCGACTTTAATTTCCCCGCCGCTGCTAGTCTCGCTGCCGCTTCCGCTGTCGTCCGTTTTGGCGCCATCCGCATTTGTCGTTGTTGAAGCCGCGTTATCATTCTTCCCGCAGCCTGCCAGCACCATCATCAGTGCCAGTAATACAAATACCCCGCTTTTCCAAAACTTTCTCTTCATTCTCCCACTCCCCATCCATGTCCTGTTCTCTTTTTCCGAACGTTCTACTGGATATCCTTTCCATCGTTCGTGGGTTCATTATAAAATCATGTTAGCTTGTATGTCAATAAAGTTTACACGTAAATTCAAAATCGAAATTTAAAGATAGATACCGAGCTATATTCTGCTAAATATTCGACATTCATTTGTCGTTTAAGTCAATATAAATATCATATATATGACATATAAAAGATGGGCCTTTAAAAATGGAAGACCGACGATTACGATCCCTGACCTCAATCTAGCCGACCTCTCAAAAACAAAAAGCCTTCCTGATCGCCATAAAGACGATAGGAAAGGCTTTTTTGCGAGAAATACTATTGAACCTTATAAGTTATTGTGATGCCGTAATAAGTTGCCCATGCTGCCAATTTAGTTTTGGAGCCCGCGCTTATTGACGTTTGCTGATTGTAATCCAGAGCATTGAAGTCATTTACATATCCTTGAACAGTAGACTTACTGTAAAGGAACTCTAGACCTTTGCTTGGTTTTGCAGCCAGCAAATTATACTTCAAGTCCAGCATTTGCACTTCCGCATTCTCCAGCTTGGCCAAACGCTCTCCACCAACTAAAGTTTTTCCATGGTCGCTCAGCGCATTATAAGCTGGTCTTGCAGCAATAATGCTAGCAATACTCGCAAGGTCAGACAACTTAACCGGGGTATGAATACCGTCGATTAATGCATTAACCGCATTTACGGCAGTTGTTTCTGCGTTGACCAAAATATCAAGAATTTGATTATCACCTAAATAGTCAAGTCCACCGTTATTGACCATTTCATTGTAAGCAGCCCACAGATTGTTCAAAGTTTGCTGCGGGTTGTCCTTCAGATCAGCAAGGAATCCTCCAAGCAGATCTTCGAATGCTCTCGCCGATTGAATGCCGTGCGCGACAGCTTCAAGCGCGTTCAATGCATTCAGTACATTCTGGTCCGGCGTGATATGAATCGTGTTCATGATCGAGAGGTACAGATCCTCCAAGCTGGATAGGGACTCCAGACTCGTCTCAATTTCTGCAGGCGTCAGCGACAATGGATCAGTAGCCAGCCTTTGCAGCAATTGGACCATGTGAATCGTGTCTCTTACATGATTGAGCAGCGTATTAAACCCGTCGTTCTCATCGATTGTAATACCCAGATCGATAGCGATATTGTTATAGGCCGTTTGCACTTGATCAACAACATCTTCAGCCGTGTCGATATTGAATGTTCCTACGTTCTTCAAGTTGTTGATCAGTTGCTGCAACTCATTAAATGCAGCCTGATATCCAGCTACCTTCGCCAGCACGTCGTTGATCTCATCGCTGTATTGGCTTTGCAGGCCGGACAAAGTCGCGTTCAATGCCGCTTTGATTTCGTCCACGCGGGACTGTAGAACAGTCCAGTCAATCGAGGACGGATTCTGAATCAGAATCGCCAATTGCTGTAACCCGTTAATCAGCGCTTCGGCTTGGTCGAATTTCGCCAAGA
It encodes:
- the urtB gene encoding urea ABC transporter permease subunit UrtB, with amino-acid sequence MDVIVLQLFNGISVSSILLLIALGLSITFGLMKVINMAHGELIMIGAYTAYVVQNLFADYLPDSMFGWYFALAIPVSFIVAFVFGLVLEMGLIRFLYGRPLDSLLATWGVGLMLQQLARSIFGAPNVGVKSPAWLDGGMTVGDNVFPYKRLFIIGLVLICLLAMYVYIYKSHSGRRMRAVMQNREMAACLGISTRRVDAMTFAIGSGIAGIAGCALTLIGPIGPAIGTYYIVDAFMVVVLGGVGKLVGTVFGALGIGLSNTLFEYWTTASLGKVLVFACIVAFLQWKPSGFVALRSRSLDN
- the urtA gene encoding urea ABC transporter substrate-binding protein, whose protein sequence is MKRKFWKSGVFVLLALMMVLAGCGKNDNAASTTTNADGAKTDDSGSGSETSSGGEIKVGILHSLSGTMAISEVSVKDSEMMAIDEINAKGGVMGKKIVPVVEDGASDWPTFAEKARKLISEDKVATVFGGWTSSSRKAMLPVFEELNGLLWYPVQYEGLEQSPNIMYTGATTNQQIVPAVTWLLQNKGKKFFLLGSDYVFPRTANKIIKEQLKVEGGELAGEEYTPLGHTDYTTIISKIKEAKPDVVFNTLNGDSNVAFFKQLKDAGISSSALTTLSVSVAEEEIRGIGADVLAGTYAAWNYYETTDTPENKTFVAAYKKKYGDDRVTADPIEAGYDAVYLWAAAVEKADSTDVDKVKAAAKDLEWDAPEGKVKIDGETQHLYKTVRIGEVQTDGQFKEVWNSGSPVKPDPFLKGYDWAKSLSEGK